Sequence from the Fibrobacter sp. genome:
ATCCGCAGAGGTGAAATTTTTGCCCTGGTGGGGGAGTCCGGATGCGGTAAAACAACTACTGCCCAGGCGATTCTGGGACTTACTCCCCGGACATCAGGCAGTGTCTCCCTTTCAGTGGGGGAATGGAAGGAGAAGGGGATCAGGTGGGAG
This genomic interval carries:
- a CDS encoding ATP-binding cassette domain-containing protein, producing the protein MNNSSEQAVAVDVKDLRVHFPIRKGVFATVAGVVKAVDGVTFQIRRGEIFALVGESGCGKTTTAQAILGLTPRTSGSVSLSVGEWKEKGIRWE